A region of Leifsonia xyli DNA encodes the following proteins:
- a CDS encoding ABC transporter substrate-binding protein, with protein sequence MKAARLSVIAGVALVGLTLAGCTGGGSGSGGGDANSGTDSKGPITYVQGKDNSNVVRPLIEKWNKAHPDEKVTFKEQTDQADQQHDDLVQHFQAKDANYDVVDVDVVWTGEFAAKGWLQPLTGKFKMDNSSLLEPTVKSGTYNGTQYAAPQTSDGGILYYRKDLVPTPPKTWDEMLKDCDIAKAKGIGCYAGQFAQYEGLTVNVAEAINTNGGTIVGEDGKKVTVNSPEAKAGLTRLVDGFKNGQIPAEAITYQEEQGRQAFEAGKLMFLRNWPYVYNLAKTDGSSTVKDTFGIAPLPGVESGKPGVSSLGGHNAAISVYSKHKATAFEFLKFLQSEETQKFFVTQGSLAPVVSSLYDDAALNSQLPYLSTLKTSIENAVPRPVSPFYPAITKAVQDNAYAALKGDKTVDQALKDMEAAIQTASAG encoded by the coding sequence ATGAAAGCAGCACGTCTCTCCGTGATCGCCGGTGTGGCCCTGGTGGGTCTGACACTGGCCGGATGCACCGGTGGCGGTTCGGGAAGCGGGGGCGGCGACGCCAACTCCGGTACTGACAGCAAGGGCCCGATCACCTACGTGCAGGGCAAGGACAACTCGAACGTCGTCCGCCCGCTGATCGAGAAGTGGAACAAGGCCCACCCGGACGAGAAGGTCACCTTCAAGGAGCAGACCGACCAGGCCGACCAGCAGCACGACGACCTCGTGCAGCACTTCCAGGCCAAGGACGCCAACTACGACGTCGTCGACGTCGACGTGGTGTGGACCGGCGAGTTCGCCGCGAAGGGCTGGCTCCAGCCGCTGACCGGCAAGTTCAAGATGGACAACTCGTCCCTCCTGGAGCCGACCGTCAAGTCGGGCACCTACAACGGCACGCAGTACGCGGCGCCGCAGACCTCGGACGGCGGCATCCTGTACTACCGCAAGGACCTGGTCCCCACCCCGCCGAAGACGTGGGATGAGATGCTCAAGGACTGCGACATCGCCAAGGCGAAGGGCATCGGCTGCTACGCCGGTCAGTTCGCCCAGTACGAGGGCCTCACGGTGAACGTCGCCGAGGCGATCAACACCAACGGCGGCACCATCGTCGGCGAGGACGGCAAGAAGGTCACGGTCAACAGCCCCGAGGCCAAGGCCGGCCTGACCCGGCTGGTGGACGGCTTCAAGAACGGGCAGATCCCGGCCGAGGCCATCACCTACCAGGAGGAGCAGGGCCGCCAGGCGTTCGAGGCCGGCAAGCTCATGTTCCTGCGCAACTGGCCGTACGTGTACAACCTGGCCAAGACCGACGGCTCGTCGACCGTGAAGGACACCTTCGGGATCGCACCGCTGCCGGGCGTCGAGTCGGGCAAGCCGGGCGTCTCCAGCCTGGGCGGTCACAACGCGGCGATCAGCGTGTACTCCAAGCACAAGGCCACCGCCTTCGAGTTCCTGAAGTTCCTGCAGAGCGAAGAGACCCAGAAGTTCTTCGTGACCCAGGGCTCGCTCGCTCCGGTCGTATCGTCGCTGTACGACGACGCGGCGCTGAACAGCCAGCTGCCGTACCTGTCGACCCTGAAGACGTCGATCGAGAACGCGGTCCCGCGTCCCGTCTCGCCGTTCTACCCGGCCATCACCAAGGCCGTTCAGGACAACGCGTACGCGGCACTGAAGGGCGACAAGACGGTCGACCAGGCGCTGAAGGACATGGAGGCCGCCATCCAGACCGCCAGCGCCGGTTGA
- a CDS encoding divalent metal cation transporter — protein MSVDVAERPSRAAPARLLLLLGPAFVAAIAYVDPGNVAANLTAGARYGYLLVWVLVAANAIAVFVQYQSAKLGIVTGRSLPELLGARLGTTGRRAYWVQAELVAAATDIAEVIGGAIALNLLFGLPLPLGGLIVGVVALGILSIQSRRGQRPFEAVIMGLLAVIAVGFLAGLFVSPVDWGAAAAGLVPRFDGAETVLLAASMLGATVMPHAIYLHSALARDRHGAPGDARRIRTLLRATRVDVVLALVIAGAVNIAMLLVAASSLRGVAGTDTIQGAYSAISSALGPAIGVIFAVGLLASGLASASVGSYAGATIMGGLLRLRVPLLTRRVVTLVPALIILAAGVDPTWALVLSQVFLSLGIPFAMIPLLRLTGSRAVMGDAVDRVWVRMLGGAVAGAVVVLNLVLVVLTVTRA, from the coding sequence ATGAGCGTCGACGTCGCCGAGCGGCCCTCCCGTGCCGCTCCCGCGCGTCTGCTCCTCCTACTCGGTCCGGCCTTCGTCGCTGCGATCGCGTACGTCGACCCCGGCAACGTGGCCGCGAACCTGACCGCCGGTGCGCGCTACGGCTACCTGCTGGTCTGGGTGCTGGTCGCGGCGAACGCGATCGCCGTGTTCGTGCAGTACCAGTCGGCGAAGCTCGGCATCGTCACCGGCCGCAGCCTCCCCGAGTTGCTGGGCGCGCGGCTCGGCACCACCGGCCGTCGGGCCTACTGGGTCCAGGCGGAGCTCGTCGCCGCCGCGACCGACATCGCCGAGGTGATCGGCGGCGCGATCGCGCTGAACCTGCTGTTCGGGCTGCCGCTGCCGCTGGGCGGCCTCATCGTCGGCGTGGTGGCGCTCGGCATCCTCTCCATCCAATCCCGCCGAGGGCAGCGTCCGTTCGAGGCCGTCATCATGGGGCTGCTGGCCGTGATCGCGGTCGGTTTCCTGGCCGGGCTCTTCGTCAGCCCGGTCGACTGGGGTGCGGCCGCAGCGGGGCTCGTGCCCCGGTTCGACGGCGCCGAGACGGTGCTGCTGGCGGCGAGCATGCTCGGGGCGACCGTCATGCCGCACGCGATCTACCTCCACTCGGCGCTCGCGCGGGACCGGCACGGGGCGCCCGGCGACGCGCGACGCATCCGGACCCTCCTGCGGGCGACCCGGGTGGATGTGGTGCTCGCGCTGGTCATCGCAGGCGCGGTCAACATCGCGATGCTGCTCGTGGCCGCGTCGTCGCTGCGCGGGGTGGCCGGGACGGACACCATCCAGGGCGCCTACTCAGCCATCTCCTCGGCGCTGGGGCCGGCGATCGGCGTGATCTTCGCGGTCGGCCTGCTCGCCTCCGGCCTCGCCTCCGCGTCGGTGGGCAGCTACGCGGGTGCGACGATCATGGGCGGCCTGCTGCGGCTGCGCGTGCCGCTGCTCACGCGACGGGTGGTGACGCTGGTGCCGGCGCTGATCATCCTCGCGGCGGGCGTCGACCCGACCTGGGCGCTGGTGCTGTCGCAGGTCTTCCTGAGCCTCGGCATCCCGTTCGCGATGATCCCGCTGCTGCGGCTGACGGGATCGCGGGCGGTCATGGGGGACGCGGTGGACCGGGTCTGGGTGCGGATGCTCGGGGGCGCCGTCGCAGGGGCGGTGGTGGTGCTGAACCTGGTGCTGGTGGTGCTGACGGTCACCCGGGCGTAG
- a CDS encoding DtxR family transcriptional regulator gives MPVSDLSSVAQDYLKIIWSATEWSDQPVTVKQLSERMGVRAATVSDGVRRLSEQGLVAHERYGGVELTDTGRRHAVAMVRRHRLIETFLVEELGYGWDEVHDEAEVLEHAVSDELIERLDRRLGFPARDPHGDPIPTADGTPRRPDAVPLLSAPAGVPVAVVRISDADPAVLRYLAEAGIGLDTVLTVETAAGSDGDLAVRTTEGSLVLDVAAASALWVASLP, from the coding sequence ATGCCCGTGTCCGACCTGTCGTCCGTCGCCCAGGACTACCTGAAGATCATCTGGTCGGCGACGGAGTGGTCGGACCAGCCGGTCACGGTGAAGCAGCTCTCGGAGCGGATGGGCGTGCGCGCGGCGACGGTGTCGGACGGCGTCCGCCGCCTGAGCGAGCAGGGCCTGGTGGCGCACGAACGCTACGGCGGCGTGGAGCTGACCGACACGGGCCGCCGCCACGCGGTCGCGATGGTCCGCCGCCACCGCCTGATCGAGACGTTCCTGGTCGAGGAGCTCGGCTACGGCTGGGACGAGGTGCACGACGAGGCGGAGGTGCTGGAGCACGCGGTCTCCGACGAGCTGATCGAGCGCCTGGACCGCCGCCTCGGCTTTCCGGCCCGCGACCCGCACGGCGACCCCATCCCGACCGCGGACGGGACACCGCGCCGCCCCGACGCGGTGCCGCTGCTCTCGGCCCCGGCCGGGGTGCCCGTTGCGGTGGTGCGGATCTCGGATGCCGACCCCGCGGTCCTGCGCTACCTGGCGGAGGCGGGCATCGGGTTGGACACGGTGCTGACGGTCGAGACGGCCGCCGGGTCGGACGGCGACCTCGCCGTCCGTACGACGGAGGGGTCCCTGGTACTCGACGTGGCCGCAGCGTCCGCCCTCTGGGTCGCTTCCCTCCCCTGA
- a CDS encoding cystathionine beta-synthase, whose product MKYAETITDLVGDTPLVKLNRLTDGIAATVLVKLEYLNPGGSSKDRIASRIIDAAEKDGLLKPGGTIVEPTSGNTGVGLALVAQQRGYRCVFVCPDKVGEDKINVLTAYGAEVVVTPTSVPPDHPDSYYSVSDRLAAEIPGAFKPNQYFNPNGPRSHYETTGPEIWRDTDGRITHLVAGVGTGGTITGTGRFLKEVSEGRVRIIGADPEGSVYSGGTGRPYLVEGVGEDFWPGAYDPSVVDEVIAVSDAEAFRMTRRLAREEGMLVGGSSGMAVVAALEAAKKLGPDDVVVVILPDGGRGYLAKIFNDRWMQSYGFSEVPDESTVHDIVKTKRGDLPDLVHTHPSETVRDAIQTMNTYGVSQLVVLTAEPPVVMGEVAGALDERSLVDAVFSGHAEMSDSVGTHLGEPLPLIGVNESVTAARAALAQSSALLVTDGGKPVAVLTRQDLLNYFSD is encoded by the coding sequence GTGAAGTACGCAGAGACCATTACAGACTTGGTCGGCGACACCCCGCTCGTGAAGCTCAACCGGCTGACCGACGGGATCGCGGCGACGGTGCTCGTCAAACTCGAGTACCTGAACCCCGGAGGTTCGTCGAAGGACCGCATCGCCTCCCGCATCATCGACGCTGCGGAGAAGGACGGGCTCTTGAAGCCCGGCGGGACCATCGTGGAGCCGACGAGCGGCAACACCGGCGTCGGACTCGCCCTCGTCGCGCAGCAGCGCGGCTACCGGTGCGTGTTCGTCTGCCCCGACAAGGTCGGCGAGGACAAGATCAACGTCCTCACCGCCTACGGCGCGGAGGTGGTGGTGACGCCGACGTCGGTGCCGCCGGACCATCCCGATTCCTATTACTCGGTGTCCGACCGCCTCGCCGCCGAGATCCCGGGCGCGTTCAAGCCCAACCAGTACTTCAACCCCAACGGGCCGCGCAGCCACTACGAGACCACTGGTCCGGAGATCTGGCGCGACACCGACGGACGCATCACGCACCTGGTGGCGGGCGTCGGCACCGGCGGCACGATCACGGGCACCGGACGCTTCCTCAAGGAGGTCTCCGAGGGTCGCGTCCGCATCATCGGCGCCGACCCCGAGGGCTCCGTCTACTCGGGCGGGACGGGCCGTCCGTATCTCGTCGAGGGTGTCGGCGAGGACTTCTGGCCGGGCGCCTACGACCCCAGCGTCGTCGACGAGGTGATCGCCGTGAGCGACGCCGAGGCGTTCCGGATGACCCGGCGGCTCGCCCGCGAGGAGGGCATGCTCGTCGGCGGCTCCAGCGGAATGGCCGTCGTCGCCGCGCTGGAGGCCGCGAAGAAGCTCGGCCCGGACGACGTGGTCGTCGTGATCCTGCCCGACGGTGGCCGCGGCTACCTGGCGAAGATCTTCAACGACCGGTGGATGCAGTCCTACGGCTTCAGCGAGGTGCCCGACGAGTCCACGGTGCACGACATCGTCAAGACGAAGCGCGGCGACCTGCCCGACCTGGTGCACACGCACCCGTCCGAGACGGTGCGCGACGCCATCCAGACGATGAACACCTACGGCGTCTCGCAGCTCGTCGTCCTCACCGCCGAGCCGCCCGTCGTGATGGGCGAGGTCGCCGGCGCGCTCGACGAGCGCTCGTTGGTGGACGCGGTGTTCAGCGGGCACGCCGAGATGAGCGATTCGGTCGGCACGCACCTCGGTGAGCCGCTGCCGCTGATCGGCGTCAACGAGTCCGTCACGGCCGCCCGCGCGGCCCTGGCGCAGTCGAGCGCGCTGCTGGTGACCGACGGCGGCAAGCCGGTCGCGGTGCTCACGCGCCAGGACCTCCTCAACTACTTCAGCGACTGA
- a CDS encoding cystathionine gamma-synthase, translating into MTDGFATRAIHEGQEFDPTTGAIIPPIYQTSTYVQDGIGGLRNGYEYSRGGNPTRTSLETLLASLEGGVRALSFASGLAAEDALIRAALRPGDHIVLGNDAYGGTHRLIDRIHSAWGIRNTTVDLTDLDAVRTALGTDGTRMLWIETPSNPLMKISDIAALAELGHAVGAVVVVDNTFASPALQQPLSFGSDVVVHSTTKYLGGHSDVVGGALVFADEELAEKTQFIQFAAGAVSGPMDAWLTTRGIKTLDVRVRQHSTNAQAIAEALVGHAGVEAVYYPGLPDHPGHDLAQRQMSGFGGMLSVALSGGAAAARRFAESTRIFQLAESLGGVESLIGYPSEMTHASVRGTALEVPDNIVRLSVGIEDVDDLLADVEQALSR; encoded by the coding sequence ATGACTGACGGCTTCGCCACGCGCGCCATCCACGAGGGTCAGGAGTTCGACCCGACCACCGGCGCGATCATCCCGCCCATCTACCAGACGTCGACCTACGTGCAGGACGGCATCGGCGGCCTCCGCAACGGCTACGAGTACAGCCGCGGCGGCAACCCGACGCGCACCTCGCTCGAGACGCTGCTCGCCTCGCTCGAGGGCGGTGTCCGCGCGCTGTCCTTCGCGTCCGGCCTCGCCGCCGAGGACGCGCTGATCCGCGCCGCGCTTCGCCCGGGCGACCACATCGTCCTGGGCAACGACGCGTACGGCGGCACCCACCGTCTGATCGACCGCATCCACAGCGCCTGGGGCATCCGCAACACCACGGTCGACCTCACCGACCTCGACGCGGTGCGCACGGCCCTCGGAACCGACGGCACCCGGATGCTGTGGATCGAGACCCCGAGCAACCCGCTGATGAAGATCAGCGACATCGCCGCCCTGGCCGAGCTCGGTCACGCGGTCGGCGCGGTCGTCGTCGTGGACAACACGTTCGCCTCCCCGGCGCTGCAGCAGCCGCTGTCGTTCGGCTCGGACGTCGTGGTGCACTCGACCACCAAGTACCTCGGCGGCCACTCGGACGTGGTCGGCGGCGCGCTGGTCTTCGCCGACGAGGAGCTGGCGGAGAAGACCCAGTTCATCCAGTTCGCGGCGGGTGCCGTCTCCGGCCCGATGGACGCGTGGCTCACCACCCGCGGCATCAAGACGCTGGACGTTCGCGTCCGTCAGCACAGCACGAACGCGCAGGCGATCGCGGAGGCGCTGGTCGGCCACGCGGGCGTCGAGGCGGTCTACTACCCGGGTCTGCCGGACCACCCCGGCCACGACCTGGCGCAGCGCCAGATGAGCGGCTTCGGCGGAATGCTGTCGGTGGCGCTGAGCGGGGGAGCGGCGGCGGCGCGGCGGTTCGCGGAGTCGACGCGGATCTTCCAGCTGGCGGAATCCCTCGGCGGCGTCGAGTCGCTGATCGGCTACCCCTCGGAGATGACGCACGCGTCGGTCCGCGGCACGGCTCTCGAGGTTCCCGACAACATCGTCCGCCTGTCGGTCGGCATCGAGGACGTCGACGACCTGCTCGCGGACGTGGAGCAAGCGCTCAGTCGGTAG
- a CDS encoding glyoxalase produces the protein MDQRISLITLGVADLDRSRAFYEDGLGWRPADAPEGVVFYQLPGMAVALFGRDDLAEDARLAVDGTFSGITLACNQRTEAEVDAVLAQAAAAGARILKPAERVFWGGYSGYFADPDGHVWEVAFNPGWTLAEDGTLTIG, from the coding sequence ATGGACCAGCGCATCAGCCTCATCACGCTCGGCGTCGCCGACCTGGATCGTTCCCGCGCCTTCTACGAGGACGGCCTGGGCTGGCGGCCGGCCGATGCGCCCGAGGGCGTCGTCTTCTACCAGCTGCCGGGCATGGCCGTCGCGCTGTTCGGCCGCGACGACCTGGCCGAGGACGCGCGCCTGGCGGTCGACGGCACGTTCAGCGGCATCACGCTCGCGTGCAACCAGCGCACCGAGGCGGAGGTGGATGCGGTGCTCGCGCAGGCCGCCGCGGCCGGGGCGCGCATCCTGAAACCCGCCGAGCGCGTCTTCTGGGGCGGGTACTCCGGGTACTTCGCCGACCCGGACGGCCACGTCTGGGAGGTCGCGTTCAACCCGGGATGGACGCTGGCCGAGGACGGCACGCTCACGATCGGGTGA
- a CDS encoding Na+/H+ antiporter yields MLGLELLVVIGVITLVSKVLSRRIGVAQPLLLVAFGVLIGLVPLFRDIELAPEVVLFLFLPAILYWESLTTSLREIRSNLRSIALMSTLLVVATAGAVAVLAHSMGLGWGPAWVLGAAVAPTDATAMTSFTHALPRRNVTILRAESLVNDGTALVLWSLAVGFTVGDADVSFGAVTVTFLFAYLAAAAIGALVAWLAILVRRRLQDAITQNIAMLLTPFIAYLLAELVHASGVLAVVVAGLILSQAGPRVGVAEGRRQSDAFWSFSTFLLNASLFVLVGIELPRSIGELATSDLGIGLAAIALVTVVIVGVRIAFQFVSAYTIRAIDRRPQQRARRLSNGWRIVSGLSGFRGAVSLAAALAIPATIGSGTPFPHRDFIVFVTTGVIIVTLVVQGLVLPAVVRWAQLPEDESVGHELRLAETNATRAALDELPELVRRLGVDQEIAERVQNEFEEHLHLLEAEDESRDGEEAIERSRQDTDLRLALLHCKREEVVRLRDEGEIDDIVLRDVQRRLDVEEVRLTGREPGE; encoded by the coding sequence GTGCTCGGACTGGAACTGCTCGTCGTGATCGGAGTGATCACGCTCGTGAGCAAGGTGCTCTCGCGCCGCATCGGCGTCGCCCAGCCCCTGCTGCTCGTCGCCTTCGGCGTGCTGATCGGCCTGGTGCCGCTGTTCCGCGACATCGAGCTGGCGCCGGAGGTCGTGCTGTTCCTCTTCCTCCCGGCGATCCTGTACTGGGAGAGCCTGACCACCTCGCTGCGCGAGATCCGGTCGAACCTGCGCAGCATCGCGCTGATGAGCACCCTGCTGGTGGTCGCCACCGCGGGCGCTGTCGCCGTTCTCGCGCACTCCATGGGTCTCGGCTGGGGACCGGCGTGGGTGCTGGGCGCGGCCGTCGCCCCGACCGACGCGACGGCGATGACCTCGTTCACGCACGCGCTCCCCCGACGCAACGTCACCATCCTGCGCGCGGAGAGCCTGGTCAACGACGGGACCGCCCTCGTCCTGTGGTCGCTCGCCGTCGGCTTCACCGTGGGCGACGCCGACGTCAGCTTCGGCGCCGTGACCGTCACGTTCCTCTTCGCCTACCTCGCCGCGGCGGCCATCGGCGCGCTCGTCGCGTGGCTCGCCATCCTGGTGCGCCGTCGCCTCCAGGATGCGATCACCCAGAACATCGCGATGCTCCTCACGCCGTTCATCGCCTATCTGCTGGCCGAGCTGGTGCACGCCTCCGGGGTGCTCGCGGTCGTCGTCGCCGGCCTCATCCTCAGCCAGGCCGGCCCGCGCGTCGGAGTGGCGGAGGGACGCCGTCAGTCCGACGCGTTCTGGTCGTTCTCGACGTTCCTGCTCAACGCGAGCCTGTTCGTCCTGGTCGGGATCGAGCTGCCGCGCTCGATCGGCGAGCTCGCGACCAGCGACCTCGGGATCGGACTGGCCGCCATCGCCTTGGTCACGGTAGTGATCGTCGGGGTGCGCATCGCCTTCCAGTTCGTCAGCGCGTACACGATCCGCGCGATCGACCGGCGGCCGCAGCAGCGGGCTCGGCGGCTCAGCAACGGCTGGCGGATCGTCAGCGGGCTGTCCGGGTTCCGCGGCGCCGTCTCCCTCGCCGCCGCGCTGGCCATCCCGGCGACCATCGGGTCGGGCACTCCGTTCCCGCACCGCGACTTCATCGTGTTCGTGACCACCGGCGTCATCATCGTGACCCTGGTCGTGCAGGGCCTCGTCCTCCCGGCGGTGGTCCGCTGGGCGCAACTCCCCGAGGACGAGTCCGTCGGCCACGAGCTGCGGCTCGCCGAGACCAACGCGACCCGGGCGGCGCTCGACGAGCTGCCGGAACTGGTCCGCCGGCTCGGCGTCGACCAGGAGATCGCGGAGCGCGTCCAGAACGAGTTCGAGGAGCACCTCCACCTGCTGGAGGCCGAGGACGAGTCCCGCGACGGCGAGGAGGCGATCGAGCGCAGCCGCCAGGACACCGACCTGCGCCTCGCCCTCCTGCACTGCAAGCGCGAGGAGGTCGTCCGCCTCCGCGACGAGGGCGAGATCGACGACATCGTGCTCCGCGACGTGCAGCGCCGCCTGGACGTCGAGGAGGTGCGGCTGACCGGACGGGAGCCGGGCGAATGA
- a CDS encoding sugar translocase, with amino-acid sequence MTLETSTPATPVLALDVVVPVFNEQATLESSVQRLHDYLTRSVGWSWRITIADNASTDATPELADALAEALPGVVAVHLPLKGRGRALKHVWLTSPAQVLVYLDEDLSTDLAALPPLVAPLLSGHSDLAIGTRLGRSARVTRGGKREFISRSYNLLLRRTMSVGFSDAQCGFKAIRREVAQRLVPLVEDDGWFFDTELLILAERAGLRIHEIPVDWVDDPDSSVDVVRTARDDLRGMLRVGTNLARGRIPLEAVYAELGRRPFAPPSPPGFFGQVLRFGAVGVLSTAAYAVLYLLLQSVLTAQVANFAALLLTAIANTWANRRFTFGVNGPGMVKHQFQGLIVFGIAWGLTSGSLVLLHAAAPAASAQLQLVVLTVANLVATLLRFVLLRLWVFRPARPRPAVEPASMPAPVPAPVPVSAESE; translated from the coding sequence ATGACGCTCGAAACCTCCACCCCCGCAACGCCCGTCCTGGCGCTCGATGTCGTCGTGCCCGTCTTCAACGAGCAGGCGACGCTCGAGTCCTCCGTCCAGCGCCTTCACGACTACCTGACCCGGTCGGTGGGCTGGAGCTGGCGCATCACCATCGCCGACAACGCCAGCACCGACGCGACGCCCGAGCTGGCGGACGCGCTCGCCGAAGCGCTGCCCGGCGTCGTCGCCGTCCACCTCCCGCTCAAGGGGCGGGGACGCGCGCTCAAGCACGTCTGGCTGACCTCGCCCGCGCAGGTGCTCGTCTACCTCGACGAGGACCTGTCGACCGACCTGGCCGCGCTGCCGCCACTGGTGGCGCCGCTGCTCTCCGGTCACTCCGATCTCGCGATCGGCACCCGGCTGGGGAGGAGCGCGCGCGTGACCCGCGGCGGCAAGCGCGAGTTCATCTCCCGCAGCTACAACCTGCTGCTGCGGCGGACGATGTCCGTCGGGTTCAGCGACGCGCAGTGCGGGTTCAAGGCGATCCGCCGCGAGGTCGCACAACGGCTCGTCCCGCTGGTCGAGGACGACGGCTGGTTCTTCGACACCGAGCTGCTCATCCTCGCCGAGCGGGCCGGCCTGCGCATCCACGAGATCCCGGTGGACTGGGTGGACGACCCGGACAGCTCGGTCGACGTGGTGCGTACCGCGCGCGACGACCTCAGGGGGATGCTGCGGGTCGGCACCAACCTGGCGCGGGGGCGCATCCCGCTCGAGGCCGTGTACGCGGAGCTCGGGAGGCGGCCGTTCGCGCCGCCGTCGCCGCCGGGCTTCTTCGGGCAGGTGCTCCGCTTCGGGGCGGTCGGCGTGCTGTCGACCGCCGCCTACGCGGTGCTCTACCTGCTGCTGCAATCGGTGCTCACCGCGCAGGTCGCCAACTTCGCGGCGCTGCTCCTCACCGCCATCGCGAACACGTGGGCGAACCGGCGCTTCACCTTCGGCGTGAACGGCCCCGGGATGGTGAAGCACCAGTTCCAGGGGCTCATCGTGTTCGGGATCGCGTGGGGCCTCACCAGCGGCTCGCTCGTGCTGCTGCACGCGGCGGCGCCGGCCGCGTCCGCCCAGCTGCAGCTCGTCGTGCTGACGGTCGCGAACCTCGTGGCGACCCTCCTGCGTTTCGTGCTGCTGCGGCTGTGGGTGTTCCGGCCGGCGCGTCCGCGACCGGCCGTGGAGCCCGCCTCGATGCCCGCTCCCGTCCCCGCCCCCGTTCCCGTTTCCGCTGAAAGCGAGTGA